In one Chloroflexota bacterium genomic region, the following are encoded:
- a CDS encoding integrase core domain-containing protein: MVVGCVGGGVEKTRSFDNQSTGEGDIRIFKPETVIGWHRELVRRKWKQKPVDAGGRPPIGKELSELIVRLAKENTRWGYGKIAGELQKLGYDVSESTVRNVLKAHDILPAPVRFGSIGWRKLMGHYKYQLLACDFFTVETIRMQTLYVLFFIELGTRRVYLAGVTEHPDGVWVAQQATSRTACWRRNTVWLLDEREAESDLRCLIRDNDKKFTMSFDAVFESEGVKILRTPYQAPNANSHAERWVRTARDECLDHILILNEAHLRRTLNEFSAYYNTRRPHQGLDQQSPVARTPPEDTGPVACRQVLGGIIHDYYRAPNNLATQSV, translated from the coding sequence ATGGTCGTTGGCTGTGTTGGCGGCGGCGTTGAAAAAACGAGGTCGTTTGACAACCAGTCAACTGGGGAGGGTGATATACGCATCTTCAAGCCAGAGACGGTGATCGGCTGGCATCGGGAACTGGTGCGACGCAAGTGGAAACAGAAACCTGTTGATGCCGGCGGCAGACCACCGATCGGCAAAGAGTTGAGCGAACTGATCGTGCGCTTGGCGAAGGAGAATACGCGCTGGGGCTATGGCAAGATCGCTGGCGAGCTGCAGAAGCTGGGCTATGATGTCTCAGAAAGCACGGTACGCAATGTCCTCAAAGCGCATGATATCTTGCCAGCACCGGTGCGATTTGGTTCGATAGGTTGGCGCAAACTGATGGGACACTACAAATATCAACTGCTGGCCTGCGATTTCTTCACCGTGGAGACGATACGCATGCAGACGCTGTATGTGCTCTTCTTCATCGAGTTGGGAACGAGACGGGTCTACTTGGCCGGCGTTACTGAGCACCCTGATGGCGTCTGGGTGGCGCAGCAGGCTACCTCACGGACCGCCTGCTGGCGCCGGAACACGGTGTGGCTGCTGGATGAGCGTGAGGCTGAGTCAGATTTGCGATGTTTGATCAGAGACAATGACAAGAAATTCACCATGTCGTTCGATGCTGTATTCGAGTCCGAAGGGGTGAAAATTCTGCGCACGCCTTACCAGGCGCCTAACGCGAATTCACACGCTGAGCGCTGGGTGCGGACAGCCCGCGATGAGTGTTTGGACCACATTTTGATCTTGAATGAAGCCCATCTCCGGCGTACTCTGAACGAGTTTTCTGCATATTACAATACCAGGCGTCCCCACCAGGGATTAGATCAGCAATCGCCAGTGGCCAGAACGCCCCCAGAAGATACAGGTCCCGTGGCATGTCGCCAAGTATTGGGTGGCATCATCCACGATTACTACAGAGCACCGAATAATTTGGCGACACAATCCGTGTGA
- a CDS encoding Fic family protein, with translation MNSTTWQPVYTITPAIAQQLMAIEATKAVVEHTPLPPTAQAELRRRAKIRSTHFSTRIEGNRLTLEEAKQVIHEAHTFQGRERDVAEVRNYWEALARVETWAARGKPLSETLIQRLHAVVEHGKRARPTPYRDGQNMIRDMASGAIVFMPPEAKDVPALMRGLVNWVQAAEKGGVPAPIIAGLAHYQFVTIHPYFDGNGRTARLLATLILHRGSYGLNGYFSLEEHHARDLEGYYQALVTHPHHNYYEGRAHADLTPWLAYFIDTLAHVFRLAQEEALRLAERPLPPEPEVVRQLDRRARIVLGMFSRAEQITTRDVAQALSLSDRMTRNLMQDWVNAGFLEVAEPSRRKRAYRLSAIYRQYIGSFSAIDRA, from the coding sequence ATGAATTCAACCACCTGGCAACCCGTCTACACCATCACACCGGCCATCGCTCAGCAGCTCATGGCCATCGAGGCGACGAAGGCGGTGGTCGAGCATACGCCTCTGCCGCCCACTGCCCAGGCCGAGTTGAGACGGCGAGCAAAGATACGTTCCACCCATTTCTCCACTCGCATCGAAGGAAATCGCCTCACCCTGGAAGAAGCGAAGCAGGTCATCCACGAAGCGCACACCTTCCAGGGCCGGGAAAGGGACGTTGCCGAAGTGCGTAACTACTGGGAGGCGCTCGCGCGCGTGGAAACCTGGGCGGCGCGGGGCAAGCCACTCTCCGAAACATTGATCCAACGGCTCCACGCTGTGGTCGAGCATGGCAAGCGAGCCCGCCCCACTCCCTATCGTGATGGCCAGAATATGATCCGTGATATGGCCAGTGGCGCTATCGTCTTCATGCCGCCAGAAGCGAAGGATGTGCCCGCGCTAATGCGGGGTCTTGTCAATTGGGTGCAAGCAGCGGAAAAGGGTGGCGTTCCAGCGCCAATCATCGCCGGATTGGCCCACTATCAGTTTGTGACCATCCATCCCTACTTCGACGGCAATGGCCGCACCGCCCGCCTGCTGGCTACCCTCATCCTGCATCGGGGAAGCTATGGGCTAAACGGCTACTTCTCACTGGAAGAACATCACGCCCGCGACCTGGAAGGCTACTATCAAGCTTTGGTTACGCATCCCCACCACAACTACTACGAAGGCCGGGCGCATGCCGATCTGACGCCCTGGCTGGCGTATTTCATCGACACCTTGGCCCATGTGTTCAGATTGGCCCAGGAAGAAGCGTTACGCTTGGCTGAGCGTCCCCTCCCCCCCGAACCGGAAGTCGTAAGACAGCTTGACCGCCGCGCTCGCATCGTCCTGGGCATGTTCAGCAGGGCTGAGCAAATCACCACCAGGGATGTGGCTCAGGCGCTGAGCTTGTCCGACCGCATGACCCGCAATCTCATGCAAGATTGGGTAAATGCTGGCTTTCTAGAAGTAGCAGAGCCCTCCCGCCGCAAGCGCGCCTACCGGTTATCGGCAATTTATCGGCAATACATCGGCAGTTTTTCGGCAATCGACCGGGCTTGA